Proteins from one Panicum virgatum strain AP13 chromosome 7K, P.virgatum_v5, whole genome shotgun sequence genomic window:
- the LOC120643165 gene encoding transcription repressor OFP13-like — MVKKLALTSLFFNTSETTRQQRQCLSSSTSMSAASFSTAASWQWPSCTQAKTRSFRRDSPEIVSMRQQDSNRHEGEYKATMNPAYALDYPAAADSSYSDDSLSDDSFATLSTALGPVKPAAVADDEDELIIHGLRSNSRLFFEPESTSSIVNLKKQRGRGAATAAASFDGATALAIESADPYGDFRRSMEEMVRSHGVNDWGSLEEMLGWYLRANGKKTHGLIVGAFVDLLVALASSSAPSPARGSSSFRLQTAESYSSAACKQRQTE; from the coding sequence CTCTTCTTCAACACCAGCGAGACGACAAGGCAGCAGCGGCAGTGCCTTTCCTCTTCCACCTCCATGTCCGCCGCCTCCTTCAGCACGGCGGCGTCGTGGCAGTGGCCGTCCTGCACGCAGGCAAAGACGCGCTCCTTCCGCCGCGACAGCCCGGAGATCGTGTCCATGCGACAGCAGGACAGCAACAGGCACGAGGGGGAGTACAAGGCGACCATGAACCCGGCCTACGCCCTCGActacccggccgccgccgactctAGTTACTCCGACGACAGCCTCTCCGATGACTCCTTCGCGACCCTCTCCACGGCGCTGGGGCCGGTGAAACCAGCAGCCGTcgcggacgatgaggacgagcTCATCATCCACGGCCTCCGGTCCAACAGCAGGCTCTTCTTCGAGCCCGAGTCCACGAGCTCCATCGTGAACTTGAAGAAGCAACGGGGCCGGGGggcggccaccgcggcggccTCGTTCGACGGGGCCACGGCGCTGGCCATCGAGTCCGCCGACCCGTACGGCGACTTCCGGCGGTCCATGGAGGAGATGGTGCGGAGCCACGGCGTCAACGACTGGGGCTCGCTGGAGGAGATGCTGGGATGGTACCTCAGGGCCAACGGCAAGAAGACGCACGGCCTCATCGTGGGCGCCTTCGTGGACCTGCTCGTGgcgctcgcctcctcctcggctcccTCCCCTGCCCGTGGCTCCTCCAGCTTCAGGCTGCAGACTGCGGAGTCATATTCATCAGCAGCCTGCAAACAGAGGCAAACAGAGTGA
- the LOC120642168 gene encoding mediator of RNA polymerase II transcription subunit 7a-like, whose protein sequence is MATSAYPPPPPYYRLYKDYEQDPSSAPEPPPPIDGNYKVFGVEREINEVLPSLESRQLYPKGPNIDFKKQLRTLNRELQLHILELADILVERPSQYARRVEDISLIFQNLNHLLKSLRPHQARATLIHMLESQIQRRKQAIEDIKQRREEAQKLLGESLLVLDGSQTN, encoded by the exons ATGGCCACATCAGCAtaccctccgcctcctccatatTACCGACTTTACAAGGATTACGAGCAGGATCCCTCTTCTGCACCAGAACCTCCACCGCCAATTGACGGAAATTATAAAGTATTTGGTGTTGAGCGCGAA ATAAATGAGGTGTTGCCAAGTTTGGAGAGTCGTCAGCTTTATCCAAAGGGCCCCAATATTG ATTTCAAGAAGCAGCTAAGGACCCTCAACAGAGAGCTTCAACTGCATATTTTGGAGCTGGCCGATATTTTAGTGGAGAGACCATCTCAGTATGCTCGCAGGGTAGAAGATATTTCACTCATATTCCAGAACTTAAACCATCTTCTCAAATCCCTACGGCCTCATCAG GCAAGGGCCACATTGATTCACATGCTTGAGAGCCAAATTCAGCGTCGCAAGCAGGCAATTGAAGATATAAAGCA GAGGAGAGAGGAAGCGCAAAAGCTGCTTGGTGAATCACTGCTCGTCTTAGATGGAAGCCAAACTAATTAG
- the LOC120643167 gene encoding uncharacterized protein LOC120643167 has protein sequence MAVLEKSSREQSEKVKLLEARVETLEQDNSALKDKASKLQEKIKAAAKEKKDAVEKLTKLKADADKQMVSDMKQIRELAADRDQKVQQLANLEAAAQVVIDMGEDEEAGGKSLSDRLREAPSDSVASSLTPLGITWPMPYD, from the exons ATGGCTGTTCTTGAGAAGTCTTCTCGGGAGCAGTCGGAAAAGGTCAAGCTTCTGGAGGCCCGGGTAGAAACCTTGGAGCAAGACAATTCTGCTCTGAAGGATAAAGCCTCCAAGCTGCAGGAGAAGATCAAGGCTgctgccaaggagaagaaag atgctgtggagaagctgACCAAGTTGAAGGCTGACGCGGATAAGCAGATGGTCAGCGATATGAAGCAGATCAGGGAACTGGCAGCTGATCGTGATCAAAAAGTCCAACAGCTGGCTAATCTTGAGGCGGCGGCTCAAGTAGTCATCGACATGGGTGAGGATGAGGAAGCTGGTGGCAAGAGTCTGTCGGATCGTCTTCGTGAAGCCCCCAGCGACTCAGTAGCTTCTTCTCTGACACCTCTAGGGATTACTTGGCCCATGCCTTACGATTAG